Proteins from one Daphnia pulicaria isolate SC F1-1A chromosome 3, SC_F0-13Bv2, whole genome shotgun sequence genomic window:
- the LOC124329504 gene encoding proclotting enzyme-like isoform X1: MMGNSATSRWVYLTVGLIVMAELVTVSGRGHIDYPSSFGPKERRKRQVDQNDAFSLLSSLSRPAGGTPATQASNGAATGKQLDLNNNAFGGLIGGIFNQALSNLARPANNGGGVNSGLGIFGNPQAWANFGANPQGVPFQQQPGGGGGDVSFPGKVTTTTTTTKATKNSKTKATTTSKAIATTTAKATNSKLTTITKNPPTEITIVNLADVPELKGLTWAQYIDSTSTLWLPSGTNVPGFIPGRAYYLGFGNPDFAYQTCSTPLSQSGRCRFVQHCARQEIIATLNAFVSYACPIGSDYMGVCCPDNTQPTVPVTRPPPPPPPTPAPTTLAPITTAAPTTKAPIATTVAAVPTAATPKKGCGELMKQTTRIVGGVPADKGEWPWMAALLRDKTDQYCGGVLITDQHILTASHCVDNFKPEELTVRLGEYDFSQVSEARRDFGAEAIYMHESYDRRTYKNDIALIKLKTKATFNSDIWPICLPPSNVVLEGQSAFVTGWGTTSYSGQASEVLLEVILPIWALADCQKAYTQPISEQQLCAGYKAGGKDSCQGDSGGPLMYQMSTGRWAVVGVVSWGIRCAEKDKPGVYTRVTSYSDWIKAKVLS; this comes from the exons TTGATCAAAATGACGCGTTCAGTCTGCTTTCGTCATTGAGCCGACCGGCTGGCGGGACTCCCGCCACTCAGGCTTCGAATGGTGCTGCTACTGGGAAGCAATTAGATTTGAATAACAACGCATTCGGAGGTCTAATTGGCGGAATCTTCAACCAAGCGTTGAGCAATTTGGCCCGTCCTGCAAACAACGGTGGCGGAGTAAATTCAGGTTTGGGTATCTTCGGAAATCCGCAGGCCTGGGCCAACTTCGGTGCTAATCCACAAGGCGTTCCGtttcagcagcagccaggAGGGGGAGGTGGAGACGTCAGTTTTCCTGGTAAAGTTaccacaacgacaacaactacTAAAGCTACAAAGAATTCTAAAACTAAAGCGACAACGACTTCTAAAGCTATAGCGACAACGACTGCTAAAGCTACGAACAGCAAACTTACAACAATCACTAAAAATCCGCCAACAGAAATAACCATAGTTAATCTCGCTGATGTGCCAG AACTCAAAGGTCTCACCTGGGCCCAGTACATCGACAGCACATCGACGCTGTGGCTGCCATCGGGCACCAACGTCCCAGGATTCATTCCCGGCCGGGCATATTATCTTGGATTTGGCAAC CCGGATTTCGCCTATCAAACATGTTCGACTCCTCTGAGTCAGTCTGGTCGGTGCCGCTTCGTCCAGCACTGTGCCCGACAAGAAATTATAGCTACGTTGAATGCCTTCGTCAGTTACGCTTGTCCCATCGGCAGCGA TTATATGGGAGTGTGCTGTCCAGACAATACCCAGCCAACCGTTCCAGTAACTCGGCCTCCACCTCCACCTCCCCCTACACCCGCTCCTACTACCCTAGCGCCCATTACGACCGCAGCTCCAACTACGAAAGCCCCTATTGCAACCACAGTCGCAGCAGTGCCGACTGCTGCCACACCCAAGAAAG GTTGCGGCGAGCTCATGAAACAGACGACAAGGATCGTGGGCGGAGTTCCGGCCGATAAGGGTGAATGGCCTTGGATGGCTGCTCTCCTCCGTGACAAGACAGATCAGTATTGCGGTGGAGTCCTCATCACAGACCAACACATTCTAACTGCCTCCCACTGCGTTGACAA TTTCAAGCCGGAGGAGTTGACTGTTCGACTGGGCGAATACGATTTCAGTCAGGTGAGCGAGGCTCGCCGGGATTTCGGTGCGGAAGCCATCTACATGCACGAATCGTACGACCGGCGAACCTACAAGAACGATATTGCTCTCATCAAACTCAAGACTAAGGCCACGTTCAACAGCGACATTTGGCCCATCTGTTTGCCTCCGTCAAATGTTGTTCTCGAGGGACAGAGCGCATTTGTCACAG GATGGGGAACGACGTCATACAGTGGACAAGCTAGCGAAGTCCTGTTGGAAGTAATCCTACCCATTTGGGCCCTGGCTGATTGCCAAAAGGCTTACACTCAGCCAATCAGTGAGCAACAGCTATGTGCCGGATACAAAGCAGGTGGCAAGGACTCTTGTCag GGTGACTCTGGCGGTCCGTTGATGTATCAAATGTCTACTGGCCGATGGGCGGTAGTGGGCGTAGTCTCTTGGG GCATCCGCTGCGCAGAGAAAGACAAGCCGGGCGTGTACACTCGAGTGACTTCCTATTCAGACTGGATAAAGGCCAAAGTTTTGTCTTAA
- the LOC124329504 gene encoding proclotting enzyme-like isoform X2 produces the protein MMGNSATSRWVYLTVGLIVMAELVTVSGRGHIDYPSSFGPKERRKRQVDQNDAFSLLSSLSRPAGGTPATQASNGAATGKQLDLNNNAFGGLIGGIFNQALSNLARPANNGGGVNSGLGIFGNPQAWANFGANPQGVPFQQQPGGGGGDVSFPGNRPNNNFFPGSPEFCRQRPNSRRCRPSPEIDHGHGHGEIFSTHSPIANLPNELKGLTWAQYIDSTSTLWLPSGTNVPGFIPGRAYYLGFGNPDFAYQTCSTPLSQSGRCRFVQHCARQEIIATLNAFVSYACPIGSDYMGVCCPDNTQPTVPVTRPPPPPPPTPAPTTLAPITTAAPTTKAPIATTVAAVPTAATPKKGCGELMKQTTRIVGGVPADKGEWPWMAALLRDKTDQYCGGVLITDQHILTASHCVDNFKPEELTVRLGEYDFSQVSEARRDFGAEAIYMHESYDRRTYKNDIALIKLKTKATFNSDIWPICLPPSNVVLEGQSAFVTGWGTTSYSGQASEVLLEVILPIWALADCQKAYTQPISEQQLCAGYKAGGKDSCQGDSGGPLMYQMSTGRWAVVGVVSWGIRCAEKDKPGVYTRVTSYSDWIKAKVLS, from the exons TTGATCAAAATGACGCGTTCAGTCTGCTTTCGTCATTGAGCCGACCGGCTGGCGGGACTCCCGCCACTCAGGCTTCGAATGGTGCTGCTACTGGGAAGCAATTAGATTTGAATAACAACGCATTCGGAGGTCTAATTGGCGGAATCTTCAACCAAGCGTTGAGCAATTTGGCCCGTCCTGCAAACAACGGTGGCGGAGTAAATTCAGGTTTGGGTATCTTCGGAAATCCGCAGGCCTGGGCCAACTTCGGTGCTAATCCACAAGGCGTTCCGtttcagcagcagccaggAGGGGGAGGTGGAGACGTCAGTTTTCCTG GAAACAGACCAAACAACAATTTCTTCCCTGGCAGTCCGGAATTTTGCCGTCAACGACCGAATAGTCGGAGATGTCGGCCGAGTCCCGAAATTGATCATGGGCATGGACACGgcgaaattttttcaactcactCTCCTATTGCCAACTTGCCCAATG AACTCAAAGGTCTCACCTGGGCCCAGTACATCGACAGCACATCGACGCTGTGGCTGCCATCGGGCACCAACGTCCCAGGATTCATTCCCGGCCGGGCATATTATCTTGGATTTGGCAAC CCGGATTTCGCCTATCAAACATGTTCGACTCCTCTGAGTCAGTCTGGTCGGTGCCGCTTCGTCCAGCACTGTGCCCGACAAGAAATTATAGCTACGTTGAATGCCTTCGTCAGTTACGCTTGTCCCATCGGCAGCGA TTATATGGGAGTGTGCTGTCCAGACAATACCCAGCCAACCGTTCCAGTAACTCGGCCTCCACCTCCACCTCCCCCTACACCCGCTCCTACTACCCTAGCGCCCATTACGACCGCAGCTCCAACTACGAAAGCCCCTATTGCAACCACAGTCGCAGCAGTGCCGACTGCTGCCACACCCAAGAAAG GTTGCGGCGAGCTCATGAAACAGACGACAAGGATCGTGGGCGGAGTTCCGGCCGATAAGGGTGAATGGCCTTGGATGGCTGCTCTCCTCCGTGACAAGACAGATCAGTATTGCGGTGGAGTCCTCATCACAGACCAACACATTCTAACTGCCTCCCACTGCGTTGACAA TTTCAAGCCGGAGGAGTTGACTGTTCGACTGGGCGAATACGATTTCAGTCAGGTGAGCGAGGCTCGCCGGGATTTCGGTGCGGAAGCCATCTACATGCACGAATCGTACGACCGGCGAACCTACAAGAACGATATTGCTCTCATCAAACTCAAGACTAAGGCCACGTTCAACAGCGACATTTGGCCCATCTGTTTGCCTCCGTCAAATGTTGTTCTCGAGGGACAGAGCGCATTTGTCACAG GATGGGGAACGACGTCATACAGTGGACAAGCTAGCGAAGTCCTGTTGGAAGTAATCCTACCCATTTGGGCCCTGGCTGATTGCCAAAAGGCTTACACTCAGCCAATCAGTGAGCAACAGCTATGTGCCGGATACAAAGCAGGTGGCAAGGACTCTTGTCag GGTGACTCTGGCGGTCCGTTGATGTATCAAATGTCTACTGGCCGATGGGCGGTAGTGGGCGTAGTCTCTTGGG GCATCCGCTGCGCAGAGAAAGACAAGCCGGGCGTGTACACTCGAGTGACTTCCTATTCAGACTGGATAAAGGCCAAAGTTTTGTCTTAA